A window of Flammeovirga kamogawensis genomic DNA:
CCAAAGTCTTCATCAAAGTGACTCCCTCATTATTTACTTCATAAGCTGAAATCCAATCTTTATTAGTGGTATTGTATTCATAACTGGAGTAAAAATTCATTGAAGCCATTGGGATTTCATAAGACAATTCATTTCTAAAAGTCTGAAGTTTCGTTTGAAGAATTGGTAATTCTTGTTGGTTGGCTGCGTTGTAATTATTAATAATTATCCCACTATACATCTGAGGAAGTTCCAAAAAATTTGTATTGTAAGAATAATGTCCTGACCATTTCACTCCTGCTAAATTATAAGTTATATAAGCATTAGGTTCGAATATTAACTGATGGATTACGCTTTCAGAAATTTGAAATTGATCTTGTAAAATCCTTGTCTGGTAAGACACATTTGGTATAACTGAAAGCAATAACCTCTTATGTTTATATTGAATTGAAGGTGACACTTTAGGTATAATTGCATGATAATATAAATCATTTTGATAATTAAGACCTGAACCTTCTTTATCAGTAAATACGTCTGAGGTCAAAGATTTAAAACTATAATTAAAACTGAATTTTGTATCTAATGTGATATTTTTCCACTTCTTTATAATACTCGTCCCTATAAACGTTTTTAAATGTCTCTGATAAGTTTGTTGCTCTACTTTCTGCAAAGAATCTATCATTGAATTAATCAAAGGTCCTCCTGTAAAGTGAAGTTGTTCAGGTGTATTGGTATACTCTAAATAAGCATTCAACTTATAATATATATTTCCTAGCTTTATAATTTTACTCAATTTATTACCAATATTATAAAACAATCGCTTTGTATTCTGTGGTATGTATTCCTCATTCTGATAAAAACTTGAAACTTCTTCATTTTCTAAAAACTTAAAATGAAAAACATTTTTAAAATAATTTTCATCAGCATTGTGTTCATACGTTAATTTTGTTTTTATATACTTCTTATTAAAAGTAGATTGTTGAAGGTTCTTAATGGCAATTGTATCCTTCGGAACAAAATAAAAAGTATTAGAAGCTAGTTCTTGAAAACGTTTATCATAATAAGCATCTATATTTACTTTTAGGTCTCCCTTTCCAAAACCTGTAATATAGTTGGTTGTCAAAGTATGAGTTTGATGGTCATTATATTCACTCTTTTTGAAGAGATTGTTTTCCATTGGTTGTTTGCCTAATAAAAAAGAGGGGGCGCTTTCTATCAAACCAAATTCCAAATAATCAAACAAATTAATAGCATTAAAAGCTGACAATTCGTCTTTTCCAGAGTTTGTTGAAGAAATCACATTTATAGTCTGATGTTTTTTATTGAAAACCATAGGTGTCACTTTGCCATACCAAATATTAGGTACTCCTACTCCTATTTCAGCATTTCCTGTGACACTTACCCCTTCCTTTAGTACAATATTTATTGCAGGATCTACAGAATGTACTACCTCATTCAACATTTTTACAGGTTGGTGATTTTTCAGAACTTCGACAGAGGCTACAGCATTTTTCGGCAAATTCTTAGAAGTAATGGCATATTGAGCTCCCATTAGGTCTTTCCCTTCTACATAAAACCTATTAATTGCCTTTCCTTGATATTGGATTTTACCATCTTCACTGACTTCTATTCCAGGCATACGTTTTAAGACATCTTCAATAGATTCATCTCCTTCTTTTGAAAACGATGCTACATTATAATTTAATGTATCTCCTTCTTCAGTAATTGGTCTAGTTTTTACTTCTAACTCTTTTAAATATTTATCAGAATGAATCAATTGAAAACGAAGAAAGTTTTCATCTACCAGTATTCTTTTAGAAGATAATTCATACCCAAGTGACCTCGCTACTACTTTTACACTATCTTGATGTACTTTTAATGAGATTTTAAAACTTCCATCACTACTTGATATCCCAAATCCTAAAATAATTTCTTTATCTATCTGATAAGCAATTATTGAGGCTCCATTTATTGGCTTATTAGCCACATTGGTTATCTCTCCTTGAATAATAGATTGGCCAATTAAAATAGATGTATTAAAAAGAAGTAGTATAGTTAATAAGTATTTCATGTATGTTGTTAGAGAGTTTTAAAAAGTAATTACTTTTTATAGTTCTTTTTTTGGATCGTAAAATTTAAAAAAGAGGTTGTCGTAAAGAGAGTATTTCAATTTTAATTTTTTAATATTTTCAGGAGATGTATCTTCTAATTTTGGTAAACTTGAAGACTTTAAAAAAGGGTTTACTTTTTCAATATCATAACCTAATTCTAATTGTTGTCTTTTCTTTTTCATATTTTTGAAGGCCTTCTTGAACCCAACTGATTCAAAAAGTTCTCTACCTGTCACTTTATCTTTCAGCATTATTGTTTTGTCTTCAATCATTTCACCTATACTAAAAGAATGTATATTATTTTTATCATTCAATAAAACTATCAACCCAGGGAGACCTCCAAACAAATAAGGACCATCAGAAACTGGTACCTCAGGAGTAAACCATGCTTCAATTTCATAATTCCCATAAATTGTTGTTGCCAGAAAGCAATTGTATCCTTTTATTATTTTTGATTGATCAGTGATAGTCCAATTTAACTCTCCATAATTTTCTGTAAAAGTACAATTGGCGATATACCCTAAGTTATAGATATATGTAGCTTCTTTAGTTGTATAATCTTTCATAACAGAAAAATTATTGGCATCAGGTTCTTGTAAATCTTTTGTATTTGTAGCTAATATTGAAAATACAGAACTATTCCCATTCAGGTTTCTATTCTCAAAATCATCACTTAAAGCTTTAGATAATAAAAAGTAAGTATAATTATCAAAAATAGAGAAATCATCATTACAAATTAATAAGAATTTATCTTGAAACTTAGTAGTATCTTGATTAAAAGGTTGATATTGATAAGTATAAAAACATTTAAATGTTGAGTAGCCTTTTTCTGTAATCTGTGCTTTTAGTGTAAAAATTGGTAGAAATAATAAGAATATTAGTTTTAATAATTTCATAAATTAAAAAAGTTAAGGTAATTGAAAATCAATTCCACTTGAAGATAAACTCAAATAATGATTCCATTGATTATCTGATATAATTCCACTTTGCAAATAATACCACATTCTAGAGTCAAAAGACATATTTCTGATTCATCTATAGGAAATCGTTGCTAAAAAACGTAAAACCATAAAGGGTAGAAAGGAGAAAAATTTAAGAACTAACTTATTAATGATAATTAATTATTGTATTTTCTCTAGTTTATAAAACTTGAAAAGAAGTAAATGCACTAACTTGAGTTGATATTTCATTACCATTTAATCCTCCTTTATCTAAAATAATCCCTTTATTAAAATTTTGAATAGATTGATACTCAGAATATTTTTCATTTAAGCTTAAAATAAACTCTCCTTCTATTCTACTTGTATCATTTTGCCAAGGTTGAAATGAATGAGTATAATAACAAAGGAGTTTTGCATTTCCTTTTTTAACCTCTTGAGCAGATGTATAACAAAAAGAAAAATATAGAAGCGAAATAATATTTCATAATACAAATTAGTTATTAACAATAAAATTATACTTATCCGTAAAAACAAAAGTACGTATATCTAATGCGCTACACTTCTCTAAGTTAGTGGAAACTAAAAAATTAGAAACCCGTAAAATACAGATTAAAAAAGAGGTCGAGGTAGTCAAAAAATAAATTAGACTGGATTCAAAATAGCTATTAGATTGATAATTGAATTCTAGAACTTTTTCTCTAAGATTAACCAAAAATACTTAAGAAATACTCCCCAAGGATTTAAATCAGGCTTAGGTAATTTACCCTGCCCTAAACGTTTTATTTGAGATTCATACCAGATTATGTTCATTGCCCCATCAATGGCTTTTACTCCTGTTTTTTTAATATCGGTAGTAAAATTTGTTCGGCTTTCGTTCATTATTTCATGTCCAATGGTAGGGTACAGAGCAAATGGGCGGGCAATTCCAATAATATCCAATTGATTAGAACGAATTGCTTCTTTCATTACAGCAGTTGTACGAAATCCACCTGTTAACATTAAAGGAGTAGTTGTTATTTTTCTAGCTTTCTGAATATAATCCATAAAATAGACTTCTCTTTTTATGGTACTTTTCTTTTGTTTACCCATCATTACAGGAGCTTCATAAGTACCTCCTGATATTTCAATTAAATCAATTCCTTCTTTAGAAAGAAGTTTGACTACTTCCATTGATTCTTCTTCTGAAAATCCTCCTTTTTGAAAATCAGCAGAGTTCAATTTAATTCCAATCGGAAAATCTTTTCCTACTTTTGCTCGAATGTTTCTGTAAACTTCAATTACAAAACGGGCTCTATTTTCTAAACTACCACCCCATTTATCTGTTCTAACATTTGCATGTGGCGATAAAAACTGACTTACCAAATAACCGTGTGCTCCATGAATTTGAACACCAGAAAAACCTGCATCTTTTAAAATTATAGAAGTGTTTCCAAATGCCTCAATAATAGCTAAAATTTCATTTTCATCTAAAGCTATAGGTATTTTCTTAGATGTATCTTTTCTTCCTCCTGATTTTAAAGGCACTGCAGAAGGAGCTTTCAATTCGCTATTTATTTGTTCCATAGCCTGCCTTCCTGGATGGTTTATTTGAGCCCATAACTGAGTCTTAGTACCCTCCACACTTTTTGCCCACTCCTGAAGTAATTCAAAATTATTCCGATTCTCAACAACTATATTTCTTGGCTCACCTGTTGCTTTAGAGTCAATCATTATATTCCCTGTAATCAACAAGCCTGCACCACTTTGTGCCCATTTTTTATAGGCCTCTATTAGAATTCGGGTTGGGTTATGCTGCTTGGTAGCTAAGTTTTCACTCATTGCTGATTTGGCAATTCTATTACTTAAAATAGTACCATTTGGCAAAACCATTTCGTTATTTAATATGTTCATGAAGTTGATTGGTTATGGAAGTCTATATTTTTAATATCAATTAAGTATACTTGTAATTAACAATATACAAACTGATTACAAATTAAATGTTATTTATGTTTACCTAGTCTTTAGTAATGAATTTTGGGTGATATCAGTAAAGTAACTTTCTAATTACCAAATAATTAATTTTAGTATTTTTTCTTTAAATTGAATAATACTCCGAAATACCTATAAAAATTAAATTTCACGATATGCAAAACTCATCTAAATATTCATCTATACTATTGCTTGATTCTGGAAACCTACCAATAAATAGTATTATTTATTTTGATAAAGACGGTAACAAAATCAGCATTATGGATAATGTAATTAAAATTTCAGAAAGAGAAAGTGTTGAATATGTAGTTCTAGAAAGTGGTTTAGAAATAGAAATTACGAAAATTTATAGTGTCGATGGAGATATATCACCTCATCACACCGATGATTTTTTCAAGTGTGATTGTGTATAACGCAATCGCTACTTTGATAAGGGGCTGATCACTTCTTTAAATAAGTGTCAACCTCTTAAAGTATTTTCAAATACAGATTATATCTTTTATTACATTGTTGTTGATGCTTCTGTTTTTTGTTTAATGTGATTTAAGACACGTTCATGAATGCTATGTAAAATATAATTTGTCCAAATTCCCCAATAAAATACAGGCTTAATATTTAAAGTATACCAAGTTGTGCCTGATAAT
This region includes:
- a CDS encoding GLPGLI family protein, producing MKLLKLIFLLFLPIFTLKAQITEKGYSTFKCFYTYQYQPFNQDTTKFQDKFLLICNDDFSIFDNYTYFLLSKALSDDFENRNLNGNSSVFSILATNTKDLQEPDANNFSVMKDYTTKEATYIYNLGYIANCTFTENYGELNWTITDQSKIIKGYNCFLATTIYGNYEIEAWFTPEVPVSDGPYLFGGLPGLIVLLNDKNNIHSFSIGEMIEDKTIMLKDKVTGRELFESVGFKKAFKNMKKKRQQLELGYDIEKVNPFLKSSSLPKLEDTSPENIKKLKLKYSLYDNLFFKFYDPKKEL
- a CDS encoding NADH:flavin oxidoreductase/NADH oxidase family protein codes for the protein MNILNNEMVLPNGTILSNRIAKSAMSENLATKQHNPTRILIEAYKKWAQSGAGLLITGNIMIDSKATGEPRNIVVENRNNFELLQEWAKSVEGTKTQLWAQINHPGRQAMEQINSELKAPSAVPLKSGGRKDTSKKIPIALDENEILAIIEAFGNTSIILKDAGFSGVQIHGAHGYLVSQFLSPHANVRTDKWGGSLENRARFVIEVYRNIRAKVGKDFPIGIKLNSADFQKGGFSEEESMEVVKLLSKEGIDLIEISGGTYEAPVMMGKQKKSTIKREVYFMDYIQKARKITTTPLMLTGGFRTTAVMKEAIRSNQLDIIGIARPFALYPTIGHEIMNESRTNFTTDIKKTGVKAIDGAMNIIWYESQIKRLGQGKLPKPDLNPWGVFLKYFWLILEKKF